Genomic DNA from Vicingaceae bacterium:
TTTCCGGATGATGTCGGGCGTATAAATACATTTTCGAGCATCGACAATTTTTCCATTCTTGTTTTATCTCCCATGATACTGCCATGTGAGATTTGGCTGCTGGGATCTATGGCTAATACGGCTACTTTGTTTCTTTTGTCTTCGGCAATTTTTTTTCCCAATGATTCAATAAACGTGCTTTTACCTACCCCGGGCGTACCTGTAATGCCTATTTTTAGAGCTTCTCTACGTAATCCGATACATCCCAGGAGTACTTGATCGGCTATGTCCCGGTATTTTTTAATACGACTTTCGCAGTAAGTAATGGCTATACTTAATAAACCACGATCACATCGCTTGATACCGTCAAGAAGCTCCTCTGCCGTATAGATTTTTTTGGGCTTTAGACGTATGTTGGGATTGATAGATGGCATAACAGAATCACTTTTGGCCTTTCTTGTCGTTAAATTGTTTCCATTTTAATGTATTGATATGGTGATCGATCAAGTGGTCTAATTCTTTTAAATTTTCCGGAAAATTACAACGCCACATTACTTCATTTTTTTTATTTCCCCAACGTAAATACAAAATTGTCGAAGGCAGGTCTGTTATATTACAGTCAAATTCTTTTGACATCTTAAAGAAATCGATATCCTCGGCCAACCTGTATATTTCATCTAATGCTTTATCTGAAATAAACGAATAATAAACCCCTTGCATGGAAGTGAATTTTTTACCTTCATATATAACCAATCCTGATTTGAAAACAGTTACCGAAAAAACAGGACAAGTTCCAAAACAAGGCGTTTTTTCCCATTTCATCAATACAGAATCTTCAATGGATTGGTCATCTGCAAGCACTTCTGCAGGTTTGACATCAGATAAATTTTCTGTAGCCGGTTGTTCTATTTTTTCGTCAGTAGTATTTGTTTTTGGGAGTTCTTTCTTGTTTTTACAGGCATTGATTCCTCCCAATAAGGCAACGATAAGAACAAAATAAACATATAGCATTCTAAACTTTGTCATAATTTTTCCATTTATACAGGTAAAAGTAATTGAAAATATCGTGCCGTAAAAATCAAATTAGTATATCAACTGATTTATATCTATTTCCGGGAATTTTTTCGCCAAAATATCCCATGCATTTTTAACATCTCTCAACAACCATCCCAACAATAATTTAGCTTTTTCTTCTCCGGTCAGTTTAAATGTTTGGTTGCTGCGTTCAAGCCGGCGTCTCATTTGATAAAGACATACAGCAGCCGTTACAGATACATTAAAACTTTCCGTAAAACCATACATGGGAATTTTAATAAATACATCGGCCATTTGCATTGCTTCTGCTGAAACTCCTTCTTTTTCTTTACCCAATACCAAAGCCGTTTTTGTTGATTCTACAGGAAAATCATCTAATTCTATGGTTTTGCCATGTGGTGTCAATACGGCTATGAGATAACCTTCATTTTTTAAATCTTTTAAACAACTTACCGTAGGGTTTTTATATGCGGTTGATTTATAACGAATTA
This window encodes:
- the trmH gene encoding tRNA (guanosine(18)-2'-O)-methyltransferase, producing MNTRMEKKDIIQQCIDQLSGFITERRWKRMIEVANERTRYLIPVLEDFYQSHNASAVMRTCECLGIQQLRTIEKTNVFQHHPDISIGSERWIEVIRYKSTAYKNPTVSCLKDLKNEGYLIAVLTPHGKTIELDDFPVESTKTALVLGKEKEGVSAEAMQMADVFIKIPMYGFTESFNVSVTAAVCLYQMRRRLERSNQTFKLTGEEKAKLLLGWLLRDVKNAWDILAKKFPEIDINQLIY